The following coding sequences lie in one Myxococcales bacterium genomic window:
- a CDS encoding DEAD/DEAH box helicase, whose translation MTAPTEHWLASFEGHLLRRLLSARALELALASAATYREAPTRGSGDLVEATLEVDPEPARVSLRLTPGDERERALMGACSRCTPMFGPCAHMGVLAVDLAGSAELRQALLDDDPDEAARAIAGAPARRRALRVERAFDGALAEWLGAHTPPRPIVLAAAPAPRGEAPVGRDYGARRASGDVAGAVLAVFARPRGDKRLLPPREIVRLADFSLRDRRVLEHLRDRGGARKAAVASGVEASLALEAMRQHGQVYNASFKERLAFRPTRTRPILRVWPAEAGAPERVEAAWSTGESEPDVPFGEAAFFPGPFPFVWTQAGSIYPLEPDVDPELVRRLVAAPILEVPPGRLRDVGLRLFHGARARGVSLPSPEAFGLPPLEVPRFLLRVEGEPLAVRATLVALYERGEVVLAPPLGASAAAPPLPDDGRDLQLEGRALAHLGAVGLEVSDGDEPGEGATLEASGEAAVRFFHATLPALRALRDPTVEIALSARLARVRVGAPVAARVHVVLEGGWLGTRVKLASGELEVELSRVRDALAANSGWVVLDDGTLARISAEVGELSREALQVLGESGAGLLPPHQLGRIDRWIEANDGRVDAAVRRLRKRLRALAVATEPELPTGLVATLRPYQRLGLAWLQFLRTLGAGGILADDMGLGKTVTTLAFLLREKEVSGPRPSLVVCPTSVAGGWVREAERFTPGLRVRLYHGAARGHLTPEVLAGHDLFVTTYALLRRDVEALEKISFRAVVLDEAQNVKSAESQAARAAGRLRADLRLCLTGTPMENRLRELWSLASFANPGILGGARDFDRLYERPLSTDPSSAVGDELRALLRPFLLRRTKRDVLPELPPKTEIDRVVSLSRADRRIYDALAHTLRESVRRDIERRGLRASTLSVFTALTRLRQVACDPRLVDPRLSDRPSAKREAFLELARDLSQSGRRALVFSQFVALLTLWRADLDEEGIAYEYLDGATVKRDEVVRRFQEGSSPLFLISLKAGGAGLNLTAADTVIHCDPWWNPAVEDQATDRAYRIGQDQPVTVVRLVARGTIEEKIGSLKAKKRALTSAIISDEPRALRGITEEDLRLLLGDAVPEALDADADADSAAEDPGVPIASPTDTLATLSDVLDPDYHALVAEVAWWLARSGRAISELARAADVPPGFVARLAAGEPFPCSRAVATRLRARMVTR comes from the coding sequence GTGACGGCGCCCACGGAGCACTGGCTCGCGTCGTTCGAGGGGCACCTCCTGCGGCGCTTGCTCAGCGCGCGGGCCCTCGAGCTCGCGCTCGCGAGCGCGGCCACCTACCGCGAGGCGCCGACGCGAGGGAGTGGTGACCTCGTGGAGGCGACGCTCGAGGTCGACCCCGAGCCGGCCCGGGTGTCGCTGCGCCTCACCCCCGGCGACGAGCGCGAGCGCGCGCTCATGGGCGCGTGCTCGCGCTGCACCCCGATGTTTGGGCCGTGCGCGCACATGGGGGTGTTGGCCGTGGACCTCGCGGGCTCGGCGGAGCTGCGACAGGCCCTCCTCGACGACGACCCCGACGAGGCCGCGCGGGCGATCGCGGGGGCGCCCGCGCGAAGGCGAGCCCTCCGGGTGGAGCGCGCGTTCGACGGGGCGCTCGCCGAGTGGCTCGGCGCGCACACGCCGCCGAGGCCCATCGTGCTCGCCGCCGCGCCCGCGCCGCGAGGCGAGGCGCCCGTGGGCCGCGACTACGGCGCCCGCCGCGCCTCGGGGGACGTCGCTGGCGCCGTGCTCGCCGTGTTCGCGCGTCCACGCGGCGACAAGCGGCTCTTGCCGCCGCGTGAGATCGTACGCCTCGCCGACTTCTCGCTCCGCGATCGCCGCGTCCTCGAGCACCTCCGCGATCGGGGGGGCGCGCGCAAAGCGGCCGTCGCGTCGGGCGTCGAGGCGTCGCTCGCGCTGGAGGCGATGCGCCAACACGGACAGGTGTACAATGCATCTTTCAAAGAGCGGCTCGCGTTCCGCCCTACGCGGACACGCCCGATCCTCCGCGTGTGGCCCGCCGAGGCCGGCGCGCCCGAGCGCGTCGAGGCCGCTTGGTCCACGGGCGAGAGCGAGCCAGATGTGCCCTTCGGCGAGGCCGCGTTCTTCCCGGGCCCGTTCCCGTTCGTGTGGACGCAGGCGGGCTCCATCTACCCCCTCGAGCCCGACGTCGATCCCGAGCTCGTGCGCCGGCTCGTCGCCGCCCCGATCCTCGAGGTTCCTCCCGGCAGGCTGCGCGACGTGGGGCTGCGGCTCTTTCACGGCGCCCGCGCTCGCGGCGTCTCGCTGCCTTCGCCGGAGGCCTTCGGGCTGCCACCGCTCGAGGTGCCGCGCTTCCTGCTCCGCGTCGAGGGCGAGCCCTTGGCGGTGCGCGCGACCCTCGTCGCGCTGTACGAGCGAGGCGAGGTCGTCCTCGCGCCGCCGCTCGGCGCGAGCGCAGCCGCGCCGCCGCTCCCCGACGACGGGCGCGATCTCCAGCTCGAGGGCCGCGCGCTGGCCCACCTCGGCGCCGTCGGCCTCGAGGTGAGCGATGGCGACGAGCCGGGCGAGGGGGCGACGCTCGAGGCGTCGGGGGAGGCCGCCGTGCGGTTCTTCCACGCGACGCTCCCCGCCCTGCGAGCGCTGCGCGACCCGACGGTGGAGATCGCCCTGTCCGCGCGCCTCGCGCGGGTCCGCGTCGGGGCGCCTGTCGCCGCGAGGGTGCACGTGGTGCTCGAGGGCGGCTGGCTCGGCACCCGCGTGAAGCTGGCGTCGGGAGAGCTCGAGGTCGAGCTCTCGCGGGTCCGCGACGCGCTGGCCGCGAACAGCGGCTGGGTGGTGCTGGACGACGGCACGCTGGCCCGCATCTCGGCCGAGGTGGGCGAGCTCTCTCGCGAGGCCCTGCAGGTGCTCGGAGAGAGCGGCGCCGGCCTCCTCCCGCCCCACCAGCTCGGCCGCATCGACCGCTGGATCGAGGCGAACGATGGCCGCGTCGACGCGGCCGTGCGGCGCCTCCGCAAGCGCCTCCGCGCGCTCGCCGTGGCCACGGAGCCCGAGCTACCCACAGGCCTCGTCGCCACGCTGCGGCCGTACCAGCGCCTCGGCCTCGCGTGGCTGCAGTTCCTCCGCACGCTCGGCGCGGGAGGGATCCTCGCCGACGACATGGGGCTCGGCAAGACCGTGACGACGCTCGCCTTCTTGCTGCGCGAGAAGGAGGTCTCGGGTCCGCGGCCGTCGCTGGTCGTGTGCCCCACCTCCGTGGCGGGCGGGTGGGTGCGCGAGGCCGAGCGCTTCACGCCGGGGCTCCGCGTGCGCCTCTACCACGGCGCCGCGCGTGGGCACCTCACGCCCGAGGTCCTCGCCGGGCACGATCTCTTCGTGACGACCTACGCGCTCCTGCGTCGCGACGTCGAGGCGCTCGAGAAGATCTCGTTCCGGGCCGTGGTGCTGGACGAAGCGCAGAACGTGAAGAGCGCGGAGAGCCAGGCGGCGCGCGCGGCGGGGAGGCTCCGCGCCGACCTGCGCCTCTGCCTCACCGGCACGCCGATGGAGAACCGGCTGCGCGAGCTGTGGTCGCTCGCGTCGTTCGCCAACCCAGGCATCCTCGGCGGCGCCCGCGACTTCGACAGGCTCTACGAGCGCCCCCTGTCGACGGACCCGTCGAGCGCGGTCGGCGACGAGCTCCGCGCCCTGCTGAGGCCGTTCTTGCTCCGCCGCACGAAGAGAGACGTGCTGCCGGAGCTGCCCCCGAAGACCGAGATCGATCGCGTCGTGTCGCTGTCGCGGGCCGACCGCCGCATCTACGACGCGCTCGCGCACACGCTCCGCGAGAGCGTGCGCCGCGACATCGAGCGCCGCGGGCTCCGCGCGAGCACGCTCAGCGTGTTCACGGCGCTCACCCGGCTCCGTCAGGTGGCGTGCGACCCGCGGCTCGTGGACCCGCGCCTCTCGGACCGACCGAGCGCGAAGCGCGAGGCCTTCCTCGAGCTGGCGCGAGATCTGTCGCAGAGCGGGAGGCGCGCCCTCGTCTTCTCCCAGTTCGTGGCGCTCCTCACGCTCTGGCGCGCCGATCTCGACGAGGAGGGCATCGCCTACGAGTACCTCGACGGCGCGACCGTGAAGCGAGACGAGGTCGTGCGCCGCTTCCAGGAGGGGTCCTCGCCGCTCTTTCTGATCTCGCTGAAGGCGGGGGGCGCTGGGCTGAACCTCACCGCGGCAGACACCGTGATCCACTGCGATCCGTGGTGGAACCCCGCCGTCGAGGACCAGGCCACGGATCGGGCCTATCGCATCGGCCAAGACCAGCCGGTCACGGTGGTACGGCTCGTCGCGCGCGGCACCATCGAAGAGAAGATCGGCTCATTGAAGGCGAAGAAGCGCGCGCTCACGAGCGCAATCATCTCCGACGAGCCGCGCGCGCTCCGCGGCATCACCGAGGAGGACCTGCGCCTCTTGCTCGGTGACGCGGTGCCCGAGGCGCTCGACGCCGACGCCGACGCCGACTCGGCCGCCGAGGACCCCGGCGTGCCGATCGCCTCGCCGACCGACACGCTCGCGACCCTCTCCGATGTGCTCGACCCGGACTACCACGCGCTCGTCGCCGAGGTCGCCTGGTGGCTCGCGCGGAGCGGCCGCGCGATCTCCGAGCTGGCCCGGGCGGCCGACGTGCCCCCCGGGTTCGTGGCGCGTCTCGCCGCGGGTGAGCCCTTCCCGTGCTCACGCGCCGTCGCGACTCGCCTGCGCGCCCGCATGGTGACGCGGTAA
- a CDS encoding GNAT family N-acetyltransferase, giving the protein MTSLVVRDAREADHEAVAALFLELETREPPPGRERYVAELLRGTQVAELDGRVAGYVYAEVLADAGYVRHVATAPWARRRGVARALFRSAKRRFREAGCASVRLNVKPDNHPAIALYRDEGLAPAYRSRVMRFSLTAIPGNPREGVVGGLLDAGRDAEAEDRFKLPRGQLTSARERGRVMVALLRPEPARATPAIVGVACFDPSFPGAFPFRVTESTLGSALLDACRMHATVDELQLVIEDDEALGDWLAAEGAETRFDLDHFVGALGPADAVER; this is encoded by the coding sequence GTGACGTCCCTCGTCGTCCGCGACGCGCGCGAGGCCGATCACGAGGCCGTCGCGGCGCTGTTCCTCGAGCTCGAGACCCGCGAGCCTCCGCCTGGACGCGAGCGCTACGTGGCCGAGCTGCTTCGCGGCACGCAGGTCGCCGAGCTCGACGGGCGCGTGGCCGGGTACGTCTACGCCGAGGTCCTCGCGGACGCGGGGTACGTGCGGCACGTGGCGACCGCCCCGTGGGCGAGACGAAGAGGCGTGGCGCGAGCGCTCTTCCGCAGCGCGAAGCGCCGCTTCCGCGAGGCCGGCTGCGCGAGCGTGCGCCTCAACGTGAAGCCCGACAACCACCCCGCGATCGCCCTCTACCGCGACGAGGGCCTCGCGCCCGCGTACCGCTCTCGCGTGATGCGCTTCTCCCTCACCGCCATCCCGGGTAACCCACGCGAAGGCGTGGTGGGAGGGCTCCTCGACGCCGGGCGCGACGCCGAGGCCGAGGACCGCTTCAAGCTCCCGCGCGGGCAGCTCACCTCCGCGCGCGAGCGCGGCCGCGTGATGGTCGCGCTGCTCCGCCCCGAGCCCGCGCGCGCGACGCCCGCGATCGTCGGCGTGGCGTGCTTCGATCCCAGCTTTCCGGGCGCGTTCCCCTTCCGGGTCACCGAGTCGACCCTCGGCTCTGCGCTCCTCGATGCCTGCAGAATGCACGCGACGGTCGACGAGCTGCAGCTCGTGATCGAGGACGACGAGGCGCTCGGCGACTGGCTCGCCGCGGAGGGCGCCGAGACCCGCTTCGACCTCGATCACTTCGTCGGCGCGCTCGGCCCCGCGGACGCCGTCGAACGCTGA
- a CDS encoding DoxX family protein gives MTAVGVLHFATPQPFVELMPRVFPEGVRLPLVLVSGVCEVGLGLGLLPTATRRAAAFGLMALYVAVFPANIRMALDPDAFHVPAAVAYGRLPFQLLFLAWAYRYTRRPATAPATTSEGA, from the coding sequence ATGACGGCCGTCGGCGTCTTGCATTTCGCCACGCCGCAGCCGTTCGTCGAGCTCATGCCGAGGGTGTTCCCGGAGGGCGTGAGGCTGCCGCTCGTGCTCGTCAGCGGGGTCTGCGAGGTCGGGCTCGGGCTCGGCCTCCTGCCCACGGCGACACGACGCGCGGCGGCCTTCGGCCTGATGGCCCTCTACGTCGCGGTGTTCCCCGCGAACATCCGCATGGCCCTCGACCCGGACGCGTTCCACGTCCCGGCGGCGGTCGCGTACGGGAGGCTGCCCTTCCAGCTCCTCTTCTTGGCGTGGGCGTATCGCTACACGCGGCGCCCCGCTACCGCCCCTGCGACCACCTCGGAGGGCGCGTGA